The DNA window CTTCGCGAACTTTTCATTGCCACCCAATAAAAAACAGGGACTGTTTCAGTGATTCATCACCGCAAACAGTCCCTGTTTTTATAATACTATACTGATAAACACTCCCCCTGATATCCAGTGTATCCTTATATGTCGCATATACCAAATACCATACATCACACATCACGTATCATGTATCACATAACCGAATGACAGGCTAACTCGTTATCCCTTTATCCACCAGCTTTTTATACAGCCTACACCTCAAATATCAAATCCCCATAGCTCGGGAAAGGCCAGAGTTCTTTATCCACAATCATCTCCAGCTTATCCGCCGGTATTCTGAGTTTCTTCATCGCCGCGGTCACCTTTTCCAGGCAGTAATAGGCCCTCTCTTTACTGTTTGAAATCGCCGTTGCCGCCTTCGCCTCATTCTCAAGGTTAGAAAGCGCCGCCTTCATCTCCGACAGAAGAGCCGATGTTTCTAAAATCAGTTCCTTCTGAACGCTGACATCTGCTTCCGGGCAGGCATCCCTGACGGCGGAAAGTGATTTTGCAAGCTGCGTCGTATATTCTACCACGGCAGGGATAATCTGTTTTCCTGCCATGTCGATCATAGTTTTTGCCTCTATATTGATTGTCTTTGCATAGGATTCATACTCTATTTCAGCTCTGGATTCCAGTTCAGCCCTCGTATAAACACTAAAATGCTCAAACAGCTCGACCGCCTTATCGGTAATCAAAGCCGCAACGGAATCAATCCCCGCTCTCAGATTCGGAAGTCCCCTTCTCTCCGCTTCCTTAACCCACTCCTCGGAATAGCCGTTTCCGCTGAAGATAATCCTTCTGTGCTCCGCAAACAGTTTTTTAATCATATCATGGACAGCCATATCAAAATCGTCCGCTTTTTCCAGCTGATCCGCAGCCTCCTTAAATGCCTCCGCTACAATCGTATTTAAAACAACATTCGGGGAAGACACGGAATCTGAGGAACCTACCATACGGAACTCAAACTTATTGCCCGTAAAGGCAAACGGCGATGTCCTGTTGCGGTCCGTGGCATCCTTGGCAAAATCAGGAAGGGTTGCAACGCCTGTTTTCAATACACCGCCCTGTTTGGAATGCGCCGCGGAACCGGTACTGCAGAGCTGGTCAATGACATCTTCCAGCTGCTCACCAAGGAAAATGGAAATAATCGCAGGCGGAGCCTCGGCCGCTCCCAGACGCTGATCATTGCCCGGCACCGCCGTTGATTCTCTCAACAGATCGGCATGGACGTCAACCGCTTTCATGATACAGGCCAAAACCAGAAGGAACTGGATGTTCTCATGCGGCGTTTCGCCGGGATTCATCATGTTAATTCCGTCGTCGGTGGTCAGGGACCAGTTGTTATGTTTACCGGAACCGTTGATCCCCGCAAACGGCTTTTCATGAAGGAGGCAGGTAAGACCGTGATGGCCGGCAATCCTCTTTAAGGCCTCCATCATCATCTGGTTATGGTCGACCGCAACATTCACCTGTGTATAAACAGGAGCCAGTTCATGCTGGGCCGGAGCGGCCTCATTGTGCTGTGTCTTGGCACAGACGCCGAGACGCCACATTTCCTCATTCACTTCTTTCATAAAAGCGCCTACACGCGGACGGATACTCCCGAAATAATGATCATCCATCTCCTGCCCTTTCGGCGGCATAGCGCCAAACAGAGTCCTGTTTGCGTAGATCAGATCTTTTCTCTGTAAATATTTTTCTTTATCAATCAGAAAATACTCCTGCTCCGGTCCGACATACGGAATCACGCGTTTTGATGTGGTATTCCCGAACAGGCGGAGAATCCGCAGGGACTGTTCGTTGATCGCCTGCATGGAACGCAGAAGCGGCGTCTTCTTGTCAAGAGCCTCGCCCCTGTAAGAACAGAAAGCCGTCGGTATGTAGAGAGTCACGCCCCAGGTGTCCTCCCGCAAAAAGGCAGGGGAAGTGCAGTCCCAGGTTGTATATCCTCTGGCCTCAAAGGTGGAACGGAGTCCCCCTGATGGGAAAGAAGACGCATCCGGTTCTCCCTTAATCAACTCCTTACCGGAAAATTCCATAATCACGCGGCCTGCTGCATCCGGAACCGAGATAAAGGCATCGTGCTTCTCGGCCGTCACTCCTGTAAGCGGTTGGAACCAGTGGGAATAATGGGTCGCCCCCCTCTCGATCGCCCAGTCCTTCATTGCATGGGCCACAACATCCGCAATGGACGGATCCAGTTCCGTTCCGTCCTCTATGGTCTGCTTCAGCTTTTTATAAACGCTTTTCGGAAGGCGCTCTTTCATTGCAGTATCATTGAAAACGTTCTTCCCGAAAATTTCAGACACATTAATTAAGTCACTCATTGTTTTCTCCCTTACTATGACGAAAAAGTATAATCCGCGGAATTTCCCTCGGGGCGCGGCCTCTGGGAATCTTATCCTGCGGATTTCTCATCAATATCTAAAAACAGAGCCGGCCTGTAAGTAATATTCTTTCGAAATGCCGAAACTTTATTACCTGCAGGCCGGCTCTAAACGATGACAAACAAGTCTCAGAACTCACTTGCCACCGTCATCGGTTAAACTCCGTTTTAAATTACAATCAGGCTTTGCCGACAGAACCGAAGAGTTCCATCTTAGTCTTAACTGTTTCCTTGATTGCTGCTGTACCAGGAGCAAGAAGTTTACGCGGGTCAAAGCCCTTGCCTTCCAGATCCTTGCCTGCTTCGATGTATTTACGTGTTGCATCTGCAAAAGCAAGCTGGCACTCTGTGTTAACATTAATCTTGGCTACGCCAAGGGAGATTGCTCTTTTAATCATGTCCTCCGGGATACCGGTACCGCCATGGAGAACTAACGGCATATCGCCCGTTTTATTCTTTACGGCTTCCAGGGTCTCAAAGCTGAGTCCCGGCCAGTTTGCCGGATATTTGCCGTGAATATTGCCGATTCCCGCTGCCAGCATATCTACGCCGAGATCTGCAATTGCCTTACATTCATCGGGATCTGCGCACTCGCCCATTCCTACAACGCCGTCTTCTTCACCGCCGATGGAACCAACCTCTGCCTCAAGTGATAAACCTTTTTCAGCACAGATGCGAACGAGTTCTTTCGTCTTCTCAACGTTCTCGTCGATTGGATAATGAGAGCCGTCAAACATAATGGAGGAAAAACCTGCCTCGATACATTTCATGCAGCCGTCATAAGTACCATGGTCTAAGTGGATCGCTACCGGGACTGTAATCTTAAGTTCATCGATCATTGCCTTTACCATATCAGCAACCGTCTTGAATCCGGCCATATATTTGCCGGCTCCCTCAGATACGCCCAGGATAACCGGTGAATTCTGTTCCTGTGCGGTCTGTAATACTGCCTTTGTCCATTCCAGGTTGTTGATATTAAACTGCCCAACTGCGTACTGGCCTTCTTTTGCCTTCTGAAGCATGTCCTTTGCGTTTACTAACATATTACGAACCTCCTTGTCGCTTTTCTCACTTACATTCTTTTATTATATACCATATTTATGGTTTTGGGAAGACTGTTAAAAAATTAGCACATTTTTTTCATAACGCCCGTTACTGTTCACTCCGTGCCCAGTAACCCGCTTCGCGATGCACAAAAACGGCAAAAAACTCCGTTTCGCGCCGCTTAACTCGGGATTTTCACGAAAAACACGTGAAAACACCTCGCGGGATACATCCGTGTGAACAGTAACTAACGCCCTAACCGAACGTTAATCAGTCACATTTCTTCCATCCGTCTATTTCAGAATGTCAGCCACGGTGCTTTTCATAGTCTCAGATGTGCACTGTATATTATGGCGGATTTCAGCATTTCTAATCTCCTCGATGGCAGCCGGAACCGCAACCCCGGATGCTTTCTCCATCTCGTCAATCAGTTCAAACTCATCCTTACCCTCTTCGCTTCCGAAGATTGCCTCCATAACGCTTCTGGAGAATTTATATGGGCTGGCTGTGGAGGCGATTACGGTTTTAGCCGTATCATTTGTTTCTTTTACATACTTTCTATATACGCAGGAGGCAACGCCCGTATGCGTGTCAATCATATAACCGGTCTCATCATAGAGACGTTTAATTTCGGCGGCGTTCTCTTCCTGTGTTGCAAAGCCTCCGAAGAAATCGCTCATTCTCTCCCTCATTTCAGGAGTAACCGTGTATTTTCCGTCTCTTACGAGTTCTTCCATCAGTCCCTTCGTCTTTGCGGCGTCACAGCCGGTGGAAAGATAAATCAGTCTCTCCAGGTTACTGGAAATGAGGATATCCATGGACGGTGATGAAGTCAGGATAAACTCCCTCTTTCTGTCATAGATACCGGTCTGGAAGAAATCATATAAAACTTTATTGTCATTGGAGGCGCAAATCAGTCTGTCAACCGGAAGGCCCATCTGTTTCGCAAAGTAAGCGGCCAGAATATTTCCGAAATTACCGGTCGGTACGGTAATATTGATTTTCTCGCCTTCGGAAATCTCACCGTTGTCAAGCAGTTTTACATATGCATAAACATAGTAAACAATCTGTGGGACAAGACGTCCGATGTTGATCGAGTTTGCGGAGGAGAGCTGGTATCCCTTAGCGGCCAGTTCCTTTCCAAACTCTTTATCATTAAATATCTTCTTAACGCCGTTCTGGGCATCGTCAAAGTTTCCGTCAATTCCCACAACGCTTGTATTATCGCCTTTCTGTGTAAGCATCTGCAGTTCCTGCACGCGGCTTACGCCATCCTTCGGATAAAATACGATAATCTTCGTCCCTTCCACGTCCGCAAAGCCGGCCATGGCCGCCTTACCGGTATCCCCGGAGGTTGCGGTCAGGATTACAATTGTGTTGTCAATTTTATTCTTTCTGGCTGATACCGTCATCAGGCGGGGAAGAATCGAGAGCGCCATATCCTTGAATGCAATTGTGTTCCCGTGGAACAGTTCAAGGTAATATGCTCCGTCCGCCTTTACGAGAGGGGCAATCTCTTCTGTGTCAAACTTGCTGTCATAGGCACGGTTAATACAGTCTTTCAGTTCCTCTTCCGTAAAATCCGAAAGAAATAATTTCATCACCTCATAAGCGACTTCCTGGTAGCTCATCTTTGCCAGTTCTGCAAAAGAACGGTCAAATGCGGGAACCTCATCCGGCATAAAAAGACCGCCGTCCTCTGCAAGTCCCTTCAGGATCGCCTGTGATGCCGTAACATTTTTTTCACCGCCGCGGGTACTGCTATAGTAGATTGCCATGATTTTCATCCTCTCTTTATTTAATGATTCAGCCTCTTTATTGTCCTGTCTTTGTGCCCTCCGGAATCGGGAAAAAGCCTTGTATGTCCCTGTATTCCGAGGGTATCCTGGTTAAGAATTTTACCATACTTTGGTTGTTAGTGCAAGAAGAATCGTGGGGTGGAAACAGGGGTAACTGAGGGCGCCCTTGAATCATGGAATCATTCCGTAATTGCAATACAGTGCCCGTATGCAGTATAATAGGAATACTTCTTATATAGAAATTTACTGCAGGAAAGGCAATGGTGTATTTTATGCAATATGAACATATCGTAACCGGAATATTTTTGAAGAGGCCCAACCGGTTTATCGCCCATGTGATGATCAATGGCAGGGAAGAGGTCTGCCATGTTAAGAATACGGGAAGGCTCCGGGAATTTTTAGTACCCGGGGCGGAGCTTCTTGTGCAGTTCCATCCGGATGCTGCGGCTCTGGGGAGAAAAACCGCTTACTCCGTTATCGGCGTTTATAAGGAAAATGCGGGGTATAACCACGAACGCCTGCTTATCAATATGGATTCACAGGCACCGAATCAGGCGGCCGCGGAATGGCTGAGTGAAGGAGGACTCTCCTTAGAAGTAACGGAGGTGAAAAGAGAGGTTACGTATCATGAATCCCGGTTTGATCTGGCATTTAAAGAAGATGGATGTCCGTCGTTTATGGAAGTAAAAGGAGTTACGCTGGAACACGACGGCGCCGCCATGTTTCCCGACGCACCGACCGGGCGCGGGGTTAAACATGTTATGGAGCTCAGGGATGCCGCTATGGAAGGATATCACGCCTATGTCCTGTTTGTCATTCAGATGAAGGGAATTCTTTCTTTTTCCCCCAACAGGAGCACCCATCCGGAATTCGCGGATGCGCTTAAACTGGCATCGGAATCCGGCGTCCATATTCTCGCCCGCGACTGTATAATAACAAAACAGGAAATGAAAATTGATATGCCGGTGGATGTGATTCTCTAAAATGATTTTTCTGTGCCAGGCACTACAGCCTGACTGTTAACATATCTAATAATAAAGCTATCATTCTGTGATGTGAGACCATGTTATATCCCTTAAGTAAAATGTCCATTGGGCAAACCGCTGTAATTTGCTGGCTGTCAGATAATAAATCCATTACCGGAAGACTTCTCGATCTCGGTTTTGAGCCTGGTACCTCAGTTACCTGTATCTTACGAAAGTGTGACGGCGAACTATCTGCATTTCTTATCAAAGGTGCTGTCATCGCCCTTCGGCGTGAAGACGCCGATCTGATTTTTATCAAAGAAAACGAAACGGAAACGGAGGAACCCCATCTATGAATCAGAACAGCCCTTTTACAATAGCCCTGGCCGGAACCCCCAATGTGGGAAAAAGTACCATTTTCAACGCCCTGACAAAAATGCACCAGCACACCGGAAACTGGTCCGGAAAGACAGTCGCCTGCTGCAGCGGACAGTTCCACTATAAAGATATGTCCAGCCTGGTTGTCGACCTGCCCGGAACCTACTCCCTGCGGACCCATTCAGAGGAAGAAGAAATCGCCAGAGAATATATTGTCTCCGGCGGTCCCGATTTACTGCTGGTTGTCTGCGATGCAACCTGTGCCGAGCGCGGGCTGCGTCTTCTAAAGCAAATCCGTGACCTGGAGGATTCCCTGCTGACCCATGTCATCCTGTGTGTAAACCTCTGTGATGAAGCCGCCAAAAAGGGGATCGAGCTGAATTTTGAACTGCTGTCGGAAAAACTGAACATACCCGTGATTCCCTGCACCGCCAGAGACCGCCATGGGTTGGACCGATTGAAAGAAGAAATATACGGAATCTGTAAAGATAACGGAAGGCTGAAACCTGAGAGCCAGGCTCAACCGGAGAGCGGCGAAATGGACTACCATAGCTCTTCCGCCTTTCAGATGTGCCGCTGCTGCCAGCAGAGCTGTGGTGATGGACCGGAAGCTCTGCCTGATTTCCCCTTTCCCTGCGATTCCTGCCCCTGCAGCGGTTTATGTTCATCCGGCGTATACTCCTACTCCGGTGAGAACGACGGGAATGGCAAAACCGCTGATTCGGAAAATGATAACGGCGGCGGGAACGAAGCCTCCAACCGCTCCCTGCGGGAGCTGATGCCCGACTTCTCCCCCGCTTCCCTGGCAGCTCAGGCCGTAACCTATAAAAATCCGGCATACCTGAAGCGCCAGGAACGGATCGACCGCCTGATTACCGGCCGTTTTACCGGCTCTCTCATTATGATCGCCCTGCTGCTCGCCATATTCTGGCTCACGATCACCGGCGCCAATTACCCATCTTCCTTCCTGTGGGATCAGTTCTTCCGCCTGGAGACCTGGCTGGCCGCAACGCTCACAAACGCAGGCGCCCCGGAATGGATTATCAGTTCCATGATTTACGGTGTTTTCAGGGTTGTTGCATGGGTTGTATCCGTCATGCTCCCCCCAATGGCTATCTTCTTCCCGCTCTTTACACTGCTCGAAGACCTGGGCTATCTTCCCAGGGCCGCATTCAACATGGATTGTGCCTTTAAAAAGTGTAAAGCCTGCGGTAAGCAGTGCCTTACCATGTGCTTAGTCAATGCTCCCCGGCGAGTCCAGTGTTTTCCATACAATTCCTCACCTAATATATCACCTTCCATTTTCCAAACAGACTCTTCTTAAAATGAGAAAATCTCCGTCCGGCGCTCTCATTTCCCATTTCTATCGCACGCTGATAATAATCCGCCGCTTTTTCCAGATCCTCCGGGGATTCATTTTTTCTCTCGTAAAGGTAGCCCAGTTCATAAAAGGCATAGCCGTCGCACTCTGTTTCGGCGGCCTTCTCAAAAAGCTCCCTGGCTCTCTCCTCGTCGGCCTCGCATCCCTGGCCTTTCATGTACAGAAAAGCCAGTTTGGAGTAGGACTGCAGGGTTCCCATCTGATGGCATCGGTTCAGCCAGTAAAATGCCTTCTCATAGTCCGCATCGAGACCTTCCCCACCCTGAAAATAAAGGCCGCCCAGTATCTCCATGCACTCGGCATTTCCGAGTTTCGCTCCCTTCTCATACCAGGTAACCGCCTCTTCTATATCGGGAGTTTTGCAGATTCCGTCCCTGCTCATATTCCCCAGGGCAAGGCTTGCAAAACCGTCCTTCTCCGTCTCAGCCGCTTCCTTAAACAGTTTCTCGGCCGCCTGGAGATCCTGGATATCCGACGTTCTCAGATACAGGTGGGCAAGGGGCAGGGCTGTCTCCTTCTCTCCGGCCGCATAGGCGCGGCTATACCAGTAAAACGCTTTTTCATTATCGCGTTCCACCACCTCGTCACGGTAAAAGATATTGCCCAGTTCCGTATAGCTCTCCGGCTCCTGGCTGTTTGCCGCCTGTTCAAAAGCCTCCACCGCTTTTCCTATGTCGCGTTCCGTCCCCTGGCCGTTCAAATACATCCGCCCCAGGTGGAGATAGGCCTTCAACGCTCCCTGGCTGGCCGCTGCCCTCAAATACTGATACGCTGCCTCAGCGTTATCATGATCCAGGTGGTAAATGCCCATCCGGTACAGGCCCCAGGCGCTGCCCAGCGCGGCGCATCGGTCCGCCCATTCCAGAGCCTTCTCTGCATCCCTCTGTGTATATTCTCCGTTTAAATAGCATTTTCCGACCTTGACCATAGCAGAGACGATACCGCTTTCCGCCGCCTGCTGATACCATCTAAAACAGGTATCCCTCTTCTGCTCCTCACCCGGAAGCAAGTCAAAAATGGTCTCTCCCTCATAGGCCGTCGCGATCTGCAGGGCGGAAAACGGATCCCCCTGCTCTGCAGATTCAAGTACCTCTTTATAACTTTCCTCCAGCGTATGGAGGGAAGATTTCTTCATTTCTTCATCATAGTGGCCAGCCCTGACCGCTCCGAGTACACAGCGGAAGCTCCCGGCCTCAATGCCTCTCTTATAACATTCGTATGCCTTTTTCTCGTTGAATCCAACGGCGCCCTCTCCCCAGCCGTAGCAGTTTCCCAGGAAAAACCAGCCCTCCGGGTCTCCCGCCCTGGCCGCTTCCTCAAGGTACTCAATGCCCTGGGGGAATAATTCCTCATTGCACTGTTTCCATATCAGTTCAACGCCTTTTTCGCACAATCCTGTCATCAGTATTGCCATATCGATCAGTTCCTCTTTCTCTTTACATGTATCTTTCTGTGCCTTTATCCAATTTCACATGCACGGCCCTGCCGCGTTTAAGCCCTGTCAGAGCCTGATTCTACAGGCTTATCATACTATTTTTACCCTCCGTAGACAACTGTTTTTATCTAATTTCATTTCTCTGTAATTGAAATTTAAGATTCCCGCATAAAATATCCTGACCACATTATAAAGAGGTTGTATATGTATCCATCTTTTTCTGAAGGTTCCCTTCTGCCCGGAGCTATCTATCTGCGGCTTTCAAAAGATGATGAAGGTTCCGGGGAAAGTTTAAGCATTGTCAATCAGAGAAAAATGCTTCTCCGCTACGCCAGGGAACACCGCCTTACCATTGTCCGAGAATATGTGGACGACGGCTACTCCGGCACTTCGTTCGACCGCCCCGGTTTTCGCAGCATGATTGAGGACATTGAAAAAAAAGAAATCAGGCTGGTTCTCACCAAGGATCTGTCACGGCTCGGCAGGGATTACATTAAAACGGGAGAATATACGGAGTTATTCTTTCCATCCAGAGGCGTCCGTTTCATTGCCGTCGGAGACGGATATGACTCCGCCTATTCAAGCACCGACCTGATTCCGTTCCGCAACGTGGTGAACGAAATGTATGCCCGCGATATTTCAAGAAAAATCCGTGCATCCCTGCAGGTACGGATGGAGGAGGGTTCCTATATCGGTAACTTTGCCCCTTACGGCTACAATAAATGCGGAAAAGAACGCCATCAGCTTATCCCTGACGGCGAGACAGCGCCCATCGTACTGCGGATTTTCCTTGAAACGGCTTCGGGTGTTCTCCCCTCCGCGCTGGCCGGCGAATTAAACGCGGAACACATCCCCTGTCCTTCCCTCTACCGCTGTTTGAAACATCCTGGCCTGAACCCGGACCATTACAGCAAAAGCGGCCTGTGGACGGCCAACACCATCATAAAAATACTGCACAATCCCGTGTACCTCGGCCATATGGTACAGGGAAAAACGAAGAAACTGTCCTTCAAAAGCAGGGCATCTCTCACGGTCCCCTCCTGTGACCGGATCAAGGTTCCCGGCACACATCCCCCCATTGTGACGGAAAAACTGTTTGCCCAGTGCAGAGAACAGCTTAGCAGCAGGGCAACCCGTAAAAAGACACCGCCTTCCCAGGGCATGCGTTGACCACTCATGGCTATGGGCTTCGGCTGCAATGCAGCCGGCGTCGTCGGCTGCCGTATTATCGACTCTCCACGAGAGAGGCTGATTGCCATCCTGACCAACTCCATGGTCCCCTGTAACGGCCGTTTTCCTACCCTTATCATGCTGATTACAATCTTTTTTATGGGAATCGGCTCACAAAGCGGCGGAATTTTAGAATCCTTTACCACCGCGATTGTCCTGACGGCATTCATCCTGCTGGGGGTTCTTGCCACTCTTTTATCATCCCTTCTGCTGTCCAAAACAGTACTAAAAGGAATTCCGTCTTCCTTTACTCTGGAACTGCCTCCCTACAGACGGCCGCAGATAGGTAAGGTCATTGTCCGTTCCATTTTTGACAGAACGCTTTTTGTCCTCGGCCGCGCCGTTTGTGTGGCGGCTCCCGCGGGCCTGATTATCTGGATAGCCGGAAACCTGTTTATCGACGGCCAGAGCCTCTTATCCCACATGTCCTCCTTCCTCGATCCGTTCGGCCGTTTTCTGGGAATGGACGGTATGATTCTGGTTGGATTCATATTGGGATTCCCGGCCAATGAGATTGTAGTCCCCATCATTCTGATGGGTTACCTGCAGACCGGCAGCCTGGTTGAGATGTCCGACCCATCCGCCCTGATGGGACTCTTCGCCGCCCATGGATGGACGATGAAGACCGCGGTGTGCATGGCTGTCTTCGCCCTGTTCCACTGGCCATGTTCCACCACCTGCCTCACTGTAAAAAAGGAAACAGGAAGTATCCGCTGGACTGTCGTCTCATTCCTGCTGCCGACAGTGATCGGAATCATTCTCTGTTCCCTGATTAACTTTATATTCTAATAGCCTCTCAAAATTTCCGCCCCCCGCCGCCGTGCATCCTTCCGCTGCTGCTTCTGTGAAGGGTCGTGCGGCCGGCTGAGGAGCCGGGCCCCCGGCCGGAACCGGAACTTCCCGTATTCCTGGGGATTCTTCTCTGAGTGACCATCCTGTTTAAAAACAGGTCGTTTACAAGGCGGTACTGAAATTCGCTGTTTCCCCTGTAAGAGAAACGGTAATTAAGAGCCTGCTTCTGCTCCTTTTTCATCTTATATTGGTTGACTGTACTGATGCACGGCAGAGCGGCGACGGCTCCGGCGGCCACAAATGCAAATACCACTTCATACCATCTCAGGGACGGCCGGTATTCGCTCCGTATATAATCATGCTGATTTGCCGGAATACCGGCCTCCATATAACTGTCAATCTGCTTTACCGCCGCATCCGCACCTCCCGCATAGTCTCCGTCGGAGACGCAGCCGTAAGCAGCGTCCAGCACCTTTTCGATTCTCTCATCCGTCAGATAACCGGCCATCTTTCCCAATGTGGAAACATAAATTTCCCGGTTGTCCATATCTATCACGAGGAGCGCTCCGCTGTGATCACTTCCCACGCCCAGGCCGTTTCTGTCATAAAAATCATCCGCGAGACGTTCCGTCGGTTTTCCCCGCGCATCGTCCGTTGTCATGATTCCCAGATCCATCTTCCACTCATCGCGGAAAGCAGCGAGCGTTTGCTCCAGTGCTTCTGTTTCATCCTTATCGAACAGCCCTCCGTTATCGAAGACGCGCTGTTCCCCTGCGTAAGCTGATCCCGGAGACGCAAGGGCGATAAGGGCAGACAAAACCGCTGCCAGGAATCCGGCACAGACAAGTCTTATATAATTGCCCGTATGGCTGACTGTTCTCATATCAGATACCCTCCTATCAGCAGCAGGATCAGGACCGGGAAAAAGATAACGGCAAAAAGGCCCGCCAGTTTCCCATAGTCCACCGGCAGCACA is part of the [Clostridium] symbiosum genome and encodes:
- a CDS encoding glutamine synthetase III — translated: MSDLINVSEIFGKNVFNDTAMKERLPKSVYKKLKQTIEDGTELDPSIADVVAHAMKDWAIERGATHYSHWFQPLTGVTAEKHDAFISVPDAAGRVIMEFSGKELIKGEPDASSFPSGGLRSTFEARGYTTWDCTSPAFLREDTWGVTLYIPTAFCSYRGEALDKKTPLLRSMQAINEQSLRILRLFGNTTSKRVIPYVGPEQEYFLIDKEKYLQRKDLIYANRTLFGAMPPKGQEMDDHYFGSIRPRVGAFMKEVNEEMWRLGVCAKTQHNEAAPAQHELAPVYTQVNVAVDHNQMMMEALKRIAGHHGLTCLLHEKPFAGINGSGKHNNWSLTTDDGINMMNPGETPHENIQFLLVLACIMKAVDVHADLLRESTAVPGNDQRLGAAEAPPAIISIFLGEQLEDVIDQLCSTGSAAHSKQGGVLKTGVATLPDFAKDATDRNRTSPFAFTGNKFEFRMVGSSDSVSSPNVVLNTIVAEAFKEAADQLEKADDFDMAVHDMIKKLFAEHRRIIFSGNGYSEEWVKEAERRGLPNLRAGIDSVAALITDKAVELFEHFSVYTRAELESRAEIEYESYAKTINIEAKTMIDMAGKQIIPAVVEYTTQLAKSLSAVRDACPEADVSVQKELILETSALLSEMKAALSNLENEAKAATAISNSKERAYYCLEKVTAAMKKLRIPADKLEMIVDKELWPFPSYGDLIFEV
- the fba gene encoding class II fructose-1,6-bisphosphate aldolase: MLVNAKDMLQKAKEGQYAVGQFNINNLEWTKAVLQTAQEQNSPVILGVSEGAGKYMAGFKTVADMVKAMIDELKITVPVAIHLDHGTYDGCMKCIEAGFSSIMFDGSHYPIDENVEKTKELVRICAEKGLSLEAEVGSIGGEEDGVVGMGECADPDECKAIADLGVDMLAAGIGNIHGKYPANWPGLSFETLEAVKNKTGDMPLVLHGGTGIPEDMIKRAISLGVAKINVNTECQLAFADATRKYIEAGKDLEGKGFDPRKLLAPGTAAIKETVKTKMELFGSVGKA
- the thrC gene encoding threonine synthase, with product MAIYYSSTRGGEKNVTASQAILKGLAEDGGLFMPDEVPAFDRSFAELAKMSYQEVAYEVMKLFLSDFTEEELKDCINRAYDSKFDTEEIAPLVKADGAYYLELFHGNTIAFKDMALSILPRLMTVSARKNKIDNTIVILTATSGDTGKAAMAGFADVEGTKIIVFYPKDGVSRVQELQMLTQKGDNTSVVGIDGNFDDAQNGVKKIFNDKEFGKELAAKGYQLSSANSINIGRLVPQIVYYVYAYVKLLDNGEISEGEKINITVPTGNFGNILAAYFAKQMGLPVDRLICASNDNKVLYDFFQTGIYDRKREFILTSSPSMDILISSNLERLIYLSTGCDAAKTKGLMEELVRDGKYTVTPEMRERMSDFFGGFATQEENAAEIKRLYDETGYMIDTHTGVASCVYRKYVKETNDTAKTVIASTASPYKFSRSVMEAIFGSEEGKDEFELIDEMEKASGVAVPAAIEEIRNAEIRHNIQCTSETMKSTVADILK
- the sfsA gene encoding DNA/RNA nuclease SfsA; amino-acid sequence: MQYEHIVTGIFLKRPNRFIAHVMINGREEVCHVKNTGRLREFLVPGAELLVQFHPDAAALGRKTAYSVIGVYKENAGYNHERLLINMDSQAPNQAAAEWLSEGGLSLEVTEVKREVTYHESRFDLAFKEDGCPSFMEVKGVTLEHDGAAMFPDAPTGRGVKHVMELRDAAMEGYHAYVLFVIQMKGILSFSPNRSTHPEFADALKLASESGVHILARDCIITKQEMKIDMPVDVIL
- a CDS encoding FeoA family protein, with the translated sequence MSIGQTAVICWLSDNKSITGRLLDLGFEPGTSVTCILRKCDGELSAFLIKGAVIALRREDADLIFIKENETETEEPHL
- a CDS encoding FeoB small GTPase domain-containing protein, with protein sequence MNQNSPFTIALAGTPNVGKSTIFNALTKMHQHTGNWSGKTVACCSGQFHYKDMSSLVVDLPGTYSLRTHSEEEEIAREYIVSGGPDLLLVVCDATCAERGLRLLKQIRDLEDSLLTHVILCVNLCDEAAKKGIELNFELLSEKLNIPVIPCTARDRHGLDRLKEEIYGICKDNGRLKPESQAQPESGEMDYHSSSAFQMCRCCQQSCGDGPEALPDFPFPCDSCPCSGLCSSGVYSYSGENDGNGKTADSENDNGGGNEASNRSLRELMPDFSPASLAAQAVTYKNPAYLKRQERIDRLITGRFTGSLIMIALLLAIFWLTITGANYPSSFLWDQFFRLETWLAATLTNAGAPEWIISSMIYGVFRVVAWVVSVMLPPMAIFFPLFTLLEDLGYLPRAAFNMDCAFKKCKACGKQCLTMCLVNAPRRVQCFPYNSSPNISPSIFQTDSS
- a CDS encoding tetratricopeptide repeat protein, with the protein product MAILMTGLCEKGVELIWKQCNEELFPQGIEYLEEAARAGDPEGWFFLGNCYGWGEGAVGFNEKKAYECYKRGIEAGSFRCVLGAVRAGHYDEEMKKSSLHTLEESYKEVLESAEQGDPFSALQIATAYEGETIFDLLPGEEQKRDTCFRWYQQAAESGIVSAMVKVGKCYLNGEYTQRDAEKALEWADRCAALGSAWGLYRMGIYHLDHDNAEAAYQYLRAAASQGALKAYLHLGRMYLNGQGTERDIGKAVEAFEQAANSQEPESYTELGNIFYRDEVVERDNEKAFYWYSRAYAAGEKETALPLAHLYLRTSDIQDLQAAEKLFKEAAETEKDGFASLALGNMSRDGICKTPDIEEAVTWYEKGAKLGNAECMEILGGLYFQGGEGLDADYEKAFYWLNRCHQMGTLQSYSKLAFLYMKGQGCEADEERARELFEKAAETECDGYAFYELGYLYERKNESPEDLEKAADYYQRAIEMGNESAGRRFSHFKKSLFGKWKVIY
- a CDS encoding recombinase family protein, which produces MYPSFSEGSLLPGAIYLRLSKDDEGSGESLSIVNQRKMLLRYAREHRLTIVREYVDDGYSGTSFDRPGFRSMIEDIEKKEIRLVLTKDLSRLGRDYIKTGEYTELFFPSRGVRFIAVGDGYDSAYSSTDLIPFRNVVNEMYARDISRKIRASLQVRMEEGSYIGNFAPYGYNKCGKERHQLIPDGETAPIVLRIFLETASGVLPSALAGELNAEHIPCPSLYRCLKHPGLNPDHYSKSGLWTANTIIKILHNPVYLGHMVQGKTKKLSFKSRASLTVPSCDRIKVPGTHPPIVTEKLFAQCREQLSSRATRKKTPPSQGMR